A genomic stretch from Candidatus Ishikawaella capsulata Mpkobe includes:
- the leuS gene encoding leucine--tRNA ligase: MQDQYCPQEVESYVQSYWEENNTFKVTEDLEKEKYYCLSMLPYPSGRLHMGHVRNYTIGDVIARYQRMLGKNVMQPIGWDAFGLPAENAAINNNIAPAIWTYNNIIYMKNQLKQLGFAYDWSRELTTCHPEFYRWEQWFFTQLYKKGLVYKKTAAVNWCPNDRTVLANEQVLNGCCWRCDAKVKYKEIPQWFIKITHYAEELLNELDNLDGWPEQVKTMQRNWIGRSEGIEILFNIINDDKKITVYTTRPDTVMGITYLSIAANHPLAIHSATKNSMIADFIITCRNLKVAEADILTMEKKGIDSNLLALHPLSGEKIPIWISNFVLMEYGTGAIMGVPAHDQRDWEFAIKYGLPIKPVILELNGNIPDLTKGAMINKGILCNSGIFSGLDNKSASKKINDALISKGAGIYKIHYRLRDWGVSRQRYWGTPIPMLTLSDGSIIPTPDDQLPVILPENVIIDGTSNPLKSDLEWANIRLNNGQLALRETDTFDTFMESSWYYARYTCVNYDKGMINTKAANYWLPIDQYIGGIEHAIMHLMYFRFYHKLLRDAGFITCNEPAKRLICQGMVVADSFYYLDSNGERKWISPIDVTIKRDKQGHIIKATDKHTGRALIYAGISKMSKSKNNGIDPAVMVKRYGADTVRLFIMFAAPVQKTLEWQEFGIEGIHRFLNKIWKLVYEHVKSGVTKELNILSLNNEQKNLRRDLHKTIKKVSDDIGRRQTFNTAIASIMEFTNKLTRASKKTEQDRALIQECLLAIIRLLYPFTPHISYVLWQALDGNSIIDNASWPIADDKAIKDDLLMIIVQINGKTRTKIFISPKTNAEEVELIALQQAVIKKYLTNGKIQKVIYVNGKLLNIVVKSNS; this comes from the coding sequence ATGCAAGACCAATATTGTCCACAAGAAGTAGAGTCTTATGTTCAGAGTTACTGGGAGGAAAATAACACATTTAAAGTCACTGAAGATCTAGAAAAAGAGAAATATTATTGCCTTTCTATGTTACCATATCCTTCGGGACGTTTACATATGGGACATGTTCGCAATTATACTATTGGAGATGTAATTGCACGTTATCAACGTATGCTTGGTAAAAACGTAATGCAACCTATTGGTTGGGATGCTTTTGGTCTCCCAGCAGAAAATGCAGCTATAAACAATAATATAGCACCTGCTATCTGGACATATAATAATATTATTTATATGAAAAATCAGCTTAAACAATTGGGATTTGCTTATGATTGGAGTCGTGAATTAACTACTTGTCACCCTGAATTTTATCGGTGGGAACAATGGTTTTTTACGCAATTATATAAGAAAGGATTAGTTTATAAAAAAACAGCAGCTGTCAATTGGTGTCCAAATGATCGCACAGTACTGGCAAATGAACAGGTACTCAATGGATGTTGTTGGAGATGTGATGCAAAAGTAAAATATAAAGAAATTCCACAATGGTTTATAAAAATTACCCATTATGCAGAAGAATTGTTAAATGAATTAGATAATTTAGATGGATGGCCGGAACAAGTTAAAACCATGCAACGTAATTGGATAGGTCGTTCTGAAGGCATAGAAATACTTTTTAATATTATTAATGATGATAAAAAAATTACTGTATACACGACTAGACCAGACACTGTAATGGGTATAACTTATCTATCCATAGCCGCAAACCATCCATTAGCTATTCACAGTGCAACTAAAAACTCTATGATCGCTGATTTTATAATTACCTGTCGTAATCTTAAAGTAGCAGAAGCAGATATATTAACAATGGAGAAAAAAGGAATTGATAGTAATTTATTAGCTTTACATCCTTTGAGTGGCGAAAAAATACCAATATGGATTTCTAACTTCGTATTAATGGAATATGGTACTGGAGCTATAATGGGAGTTCCTGCTCATGATCAACGCGATTGGGAATTTGCAATTAAATACGGTTTACCTATTAAACCAGTTATTCTGGAATTAAACGGCAATATACCAGATTTAACTAAGGGTGCTATGATTAATAAAGGAATATTATGTAATTCTGGTATATTCAGTGGATTAGATAATAAATCTGCATCTAAAAAAATAAATGACGCCTTAATAAGTAAAGGTGCGGGAATTTATAAAATCCATTATAGACTACGTGATTGGGGAGTATCCCGTCAACGTTATTGGGGTACTCCTATCCCGATGTTAACACTATCCGATGGTTCTATAATACCAACACCTGATGATCAGTTGCCAGTTATCTTACCAGAAAATGTCATAATAGATGGAACCAGTAATCCGCTTAAATCGGATTTAGAATGGGCAAACATCAGACTTAATAATGGTCAATTAGCTTTACGTGAAACTGACACGTTTGATACCTTTATGGAGTCATCATGGTATTATGCACGTTATACTTGTGTAAACTATGATAAAGGTATGATAAATACTAAAGCAGCAAATTATTGGTTACCAATTGATCAATATATAGGTGGCATTGAACATGCTATTATGCATTTAATGTATTTTCGTTTTTATCATAAACTTTTGCGAGATGCTGGATTTATTACATGCAATGAACCTGCAAAACGTCTTATTTGTCAGGGTATGGTAGTAGCTGATTCTTTTTATTATCTGGACTCTAACGGAGAACGCAAATGGATTTCACCAATAGATGTTACTATAAAGCGTGATAAGCAAGGACACATAATAAAAGCAACAGATAAGCATACAGGACGGGCATTAATTTATGCAGGTATTAGTAAAATGTCCAAATCAAAAAACAACGGTATAGATCCAGCAGTAATGGTAAAACGTTACGGAGCTGATACTGTACGTTTATTTATCATGTTTGCTGCTCCTGTACAGAAAACATTAGAATGGCAAGAATTTGGAATAGAGGGTATACATCGTTTTCTAAATAAAATATGGAAACTTGTTTATGAACATGTAAAAAGTGGTGTAACTAAGGAGCTTAATATACTTAGCTTAAATAATGAACAGAAAAATCTCCGCAGAGATCTACACAAAACTATAAAGAAAGTATCTGATGATATCGGCAGACGTCAAACTTTTAATACTGCAATTGCATCTATCATGGAATTTACCAATAAACTTACTCGTGCCTCTAAAAAAACTGAACAAGATCGTGCTTTAATTCAAGAATGTTTGCTAGCTATAATTCGTTTACTTTATCCCTTTACTCCTCATATAAGTTATGTACTATGGCAAGCTTTAGATGGTAATTCAATAATTGACAATGCTTCTTGGCCTATTGCAGATGATAAAGCAATCAAAGATGATTTATTAATGATAATAGTACAAATTAATGGTAAAACTCGAACAAAAATTTTTATTTCTCCGAAAACTAATGCTGAAGAAGTAGAATTAATCGCCTTGCAACAAGCAGTTATAAAAAAATATCTTACTAATGGTAAGATCCAAAAAGTAATTTATGTCAATGGTAAATTACTGAATATCGTCGTGAAAAGCAATTCATAA
- the holA gene encoding DNA polymerase III subunit delta encodes MIEIYAEQLQEHLNKGLNNAYWLYGNDPFLLEESYLILRSTALNQGFSEHNSIVLNLHTNWNEIYTKCQSGGLFNKRKILTLILSEKNFIALNYRALIKLLNVLPKDILVILKNEQKTKTYENKYLLKFLAKKIIMVVCLTPNQRQLPYWVKQRAKSIQLALNNQAIEKICYYYEGNLLALTQILELLRLLSLTNELTNDCIDKIINYSACFSPYHWIDALLEGKAERSLYILQSLAKSDVERLVLLRILQYDLLQLLKIHRTNNKLPLNVLINKYCFWKNRRQIYLTACKRINLSRLNYILHLLTKVELSFKQNYNYSFWSALETISLIIVNITNVQFIE; translated from the coding sequence ATGATTGAAATTTATGCTGAACAACTACAAGAACATCTTAACAAAGGATTAAATAATGCTTATTGGCTATACGGTAACGATCCTTTCTTACTTGAAGAAAGTTATTTAATTCTTCGTAGCACTGCATTAAATCAAGGATTTAGCGAACACAATAGTATTGTGTTAAATTTGCATACCAATTGGAATGAGATATACACTAAATGTCAGTCTGGTGGTTTATTCAATAAACGCAAAATATTAACACTAATATTGTCTGAAAAAAATTTCATAGCTTTAAATTATCGTGCTTTAATTAAATTGTTAAATGTATTACCTAAAGATATTTTAGTCATATTAAAAAACGAACAAAAAACAAAAACATATGAAAATAAATATTTGTTAAAATTTTTGGCAAAAAAAATTATAATGGTCGTTTGCTTAACTCCAAATCAAAGGCAGCTGCCTTATTGGGTCAAGCAACGAGCTAAATCCATTCAACTAGCACTTAATAATCAAGCTATTGAAAAAATTTGTTACTATTATGAAGGCAATTTATTGGCGTTAACTCAAATACTAGAATTGCTTCGGTTACTTTCTCTTACTAATGAATTAACAAACGATTGTATAGATAAAATTATAAATTATTCTGCTTGTTTTAGTCCTTATCATTGGATAGATGCGCTGCTAGAAGGAAAGGCTGAACGTTCTTTATATATTTTGCAAAGTTTAGCTAAATCAGATGTAGAAAGACTAGTATTGTTAAGAATTTTACAATATGATCTCTTGCAATTATTGAAAATACATCGGACAAATAATAAGTTACCTTTAAATGTTTTAATAAATAAATATTGCTTTTGGAAGAATCGCCGTCAAATTTATTTGACTGCTTGTAAAAGAATTAACCTATCTAGATTGAATTATATTTTACATTTACTGACTAAAGTGGAATTATCTTTCAAGCAAAACTACAATTATTCATTTTGGTCAGCATTAGAAACAATCTCTCTAATAATAGTGAATATTACGAATGTCCAATTTATTGAATAA
- the mrdA gene encoding penicillin-binding protein 2, which translates to MAIEKLNNCLGKEIFIRRISVCICLIIFIMCIVLIKIYYLQILQFKENNILATLNHIQFLSINPNRGNIYDRNGILLAWDRIIYQLELIPEKVNNIEKTLYQLKPIIDLTDEEINLFKEKEEHDGKWNPIVLKNNLNYNQIVRLSVSHYLFPDIKITTSSQRYYPYGSILAHVIGYVSPEGDINKDDKYQTCVYKPIGMSGIENYYNKLLYGIDGYKKLQVNNTSRVVRQLDYKYPEVGKDIWLTIDLELQQYIYNILAGERAIVIVSDPNTGEIVAFVSTPSYNPNLFVNGVSQKTYEKLSEENNKPLYNRGTQAVYPPASTIKPYMAIAALSTGILYENTKLLDARLWKLPGSKTRYYDWKKKGLSYITIRKALEESSDTFFYQVAYNLGIHRISEWMQKFGFGILTGIDLPKENPANVPTREWKKHTLHNYWYTGDTIPLGIGQGYFSTTPLQIHKALITLISNGLIKIPHLLRYICVNNKKIYYHNFPDNVIKEIKSSTWKIVKDGMYGVANSKNGTAFSVFNKTTYKIAAKSGTAQLFSIKKRDKYNLKTIAINMRDHKLMNAFAPYDKPTIAITLILENGGCGKQKIGHIMRNILDHIILGK; encoded by the coding sequence ATTGCTATTGAAAAGTTAAATAATTGCCTAGGAAAAGAAATATTTATTCGCAGAATAAGTGTATGTATTTGCTTGATTATTTTTATAATGTGCATTGTATTAATAAAAATCTACTATTTACAAATCCTGCAATTTAAAGAGAATAATATTCTTGCTACTTTGAATCATATACAGTTTTTATCTATAAACCCTAATAGAGGTAACATTTATGACCGTAATGGAATATTATTGGCATGGGATCGTATTATATATCAATTAGAATTAATACCTGAAAAGGTTAATAATATAGAAAAAACACTATACCAACTGAAACCGATTATTGATCTTACGGATGAGGAGATAAATCTTTTTAAAGAAAAAGAAGAGCATGATGGTAAATGGAATCCCATTGTATTAAAGAATAATCTCAATTATAATCAAATTGTCAGATTATCAGTTAGTCATTACCTTTTTCCTGATATTAAAATAACAACATCTTCACAAAGATATTATCCATATGGTTCAATCTTGGCACATGTAATTGGTTATGTTTCTCCTGAGGGAGATATTAACAAAGATGATAAATATCAAACTTGTGTTTATAAACCAATTGGTATGTCAGGTATTGAAAATTATTACAACAAATTACTTTATGGAATAGATGGCTATAAGAAATTACAAGTGAATAACACTAGTAGAGTAGTGCGTCAATTAGACTACAAATATCCTGAAGTTGGAAAAGATATATGGTTAACTATAGATCTTGAACTTCAGCAATACATTTATAATATTTTAGCTGGTGAACGCGCTATAGTTATCGTTAGTGATCCAAATACCGGTGAAATTGTAGCATTCGTATCTACTCCTAGTTATAATCCTAATTTATTCGTCAATGGGGTATCACAAAAAACTTATGAAAAGTTATCAGAAGAGAATAATAAACCCTTATATAATCGGGGGACCCAAGCTGTTTATCCACCGGCTTCTACAATTAAACCATATATGGCAATTGCCGCATTAAGCACGGGTATTCTTTATGAGAATACTAAACTATTAGATGCAAGGTTGTGGAAATTACCAGGATCCAAGACACGTTACTATGACTGGAAAAAAAAGGGACTTAGCTATATAACTATCAGAAAAGCTTTAGAAGAATCATCTGACACGTTTTTTTATCAAGTCGCATATAACTTGGGAATACATCGCATATCTGAATGGATGCAGAAATTTGGGTTCGGCATACTTACAGGTATCGATTTACCAAAGGAAAATCCCGCAAATGTGCCAACACGGGAATGGAAAAAACATACTTTACATAATTATTGGTATACAGGGGATACTATCCCTTTGGGTATAGGTCAGGGTTATTTTAGTACTACTCCCTTACAAATACATAAGGCTTTAATTACATTAATTAGTAACGGTTTAATAAAAATACCTCACTTATTACGCTATATATGTGTAAATAATAAAAAGATATATTATCATAATTTTCCCGATAATGTTATTAAAGAGATTAAATCTTCCACTTGGAAGATTGTTAAAGATGGTATGTATGGAGTGGCAAATAGTAAAAATGGAACAGCATTTTCTGTATTTAATAAGACTACTTATAAAATTGCTGCAAAATCTGGTACTGCTCAACTTTTTAGTATAAAAAAACGTGATAAGTATAATTTAAAGACTATAGCTATAAATATGCGTGATCATAAATTAATGAACGCTTTTGCACCTTATGATAAACCTACCATAGCTATTACTCTAATATTAGAAAATGGAGGTTGTGGTAAGCAAAAAATAGGACATATCATGCGAAATATATTAGATCATATTATTTTAGGTAAATAA